The Cyanobacteria bacterium GSL.Bin1 nucleotide sequence CTCCTTCCTAAACACCGATCGCGCTTTCTCCTCCTTTCCAAAAACAACGATCGCGCTCTTTCTCCTTCCTCAAACAGCGATCGCGCCTTCTCCCCTTCCAAAAAACAGTGATCGCGCCTCCCTCCTCTTACACAAAAACCGATCGCGTTCTCCTCCCTTTTCCTAAAACGTAATGATAAACCATAAAGTATTTTAGAGCTAAGATAAGTAACTAACGAGTCTTCTGGATTGATTTAGTAAAATTTTGAATCAAGAGCGATTATGGGAAATTGAAAAGTATGTCACTCAAGAGGGGGTTTGTCTTTTTGATGAATGGTTTGAAACCTTAGACTCTCAATTTCAAGCTCGAGTTGATGTTCGTTTTGACCGCATCAGCTTGGGGAATTTTGGTGATACTAAAAACTTAGGTGGGGGAATCTATGAATTACGATTTTCTTTTGGTGCAGGATACCGAGTTTATTATGGAATTCGAGGGAGACGAGTAATCCTTTTACTGACAGGTGGCTCAAAAAAGAGTCAGAATAAAGATATTAGACTTGCGAAAGAGCTTTGGAATGCTTACAAAAAAGAAAACAGAGGAGAATAATCTAATGCCAGTTAAAAGTTACAGAAACGATTTGCTAGTGAGACTGACTAATGCCGAGTATTCATCACAATATCTGAAAGTGGCTTTTGAGGCAACTCTAGAAGATGGAAATATGGAGGCTTTTTTATTGGCTCTAAATAATGTGATTGAAGCCAGAGAAGGGACTTCAGAAGTGGCTAAAGAAGCGAATATTTCTAAGGAAGAATTAAAGCGTTTTCTCAAGGAAGAAGAAAGTCCTAATTTGATGACGCTTACTTCTATTCTCAAAGCAGTTGGGTTAACAATTGACTTTAAACCCTCAGCATCTGTTAATCAAGACTAAACGCGATCGCGCTTCCCTTCCTCCCCTTTCTCAAACAACGATCGCGCTTCCCTTCCTCCCCTTTCTCAAACAACGATCGCGCCTTCCTCTCCTTCCCCAAACAGCGATGTGGCGAAGCTACCGCTCTACGAGCATCGCGCTCCTTCCCTCTTCTACAAAATTTGGCACTTTTAACTAATCAGTTTTCTTTAGATTTTCCAGTTAATCTGGGTCAAGCGACTTGTTAGCTGTAGCATCATATAAACTACCAGATACGTACTTATGAAGGATGCTCGATACAAGTGTTTGATAGGGGATACCTTCCTCTAATGCACGCCTTTGTAGTGCTTCTAGATCACGTGAGGAGATGCGAATATTGATGCGTTTATCTTTTTTGAAGGTCTCTTCCGCAGCTTTCGCAAGTTCCTCTTTTCGCTGTGGCGTGACAACAGACTTAAACTCTCCTGCTTCAAAATCACGCAGAATCTCTTTTTCTTCCGCATTTAGTTTCATTTGACTCATGAATTGCCTCCAAGGTATTGTTTGGTTGCTTTTCTACTGGGAATCACCGTTTTTAAAAAGATTTCATCATCATTTTCTACGTATGGGACTAAATAGGCATATTCATCAACCTCTACAACAAATATCCGTTGACTTGGATCTTTAACTTGGTTGGGGTGTTCAATATCGTCCAGCAATCGTCCCTTTTGTATGTTAAACAAAATATCCTCAAAAGATATCTGACGGTCTTCTATAAGTTGCTGATTTTTTTTTGAGTTCCAGTTGAAAGGCTTCATGAGGTTGAGTTTAACAGATATGTGTGCTTATTGGCATCATTTCTAGTAGCCTTCTCCAACAAGACTTCACTAAAACACGCGATCGCGCTTCTCTCCCTTCCACATAAACAGTGATCGCGCGCCCCTCTCCTTCCTAAACACCGATCGCGCCTTCCCCTCCTTTCCAAAAACAACGATCGCGCCTTCTCTCCCCTTTCCAAAAACAACGATCGCGCTCCCCTCTCCTTCCTCAAACAGCGATCGCGCCTTCCTCTCCTTCCCCAAACAGCGATCACGCTTCTCTCCCTTCCACACAAACAGTGATCGCGCTCCCCTCTCCTTCCCAAACACTGATTGCGCCTCTATCCGCCGCACTGCCTTTTCAGCCATTATCACTTTACTATAATGATCGAGCTCTCTCTATTCTTCACAAACCACGATGGCTTCGCCGGTTCGCGTAGCGAACATTGCGCTATCAGTTATCCCAAGGAAAATTATAGGTTTTAATCCAGTCCATCCTTACTAGCAATTTTTGTTCTAAGCAGTGAAGTTTCAATTAGGCACTGAATTACTTGCTTCCATAACCTTTTCTATATATTTAGCAAAGTCGCTTGTATCTGCAAAATAATTTGGATATGCTTTTTTCAGTCCATGTACTGATGAGGCGGATACAAGGACAACATCTTTGTCAGTATTGTCCCTAAAGTCTTTTTCAAGGCTCGCGTATTGCTCTGTTGCTAATTTGAGTTGCTCTTTAGGAAATCGTTGTACGTTCATAATTGATTCCTTTATATCTAAAGTTAAAAGGAAATAATCACTCTTATTCTGAGTTTTTTGCCCTAAATGATGTGTAGAAACAGCAAAAGCTCGTAATCTTGGCAAAACTCCTAAATCTTCAATGGCTTGGATTAAAGCAACTCTATTTTCTGTATAAGCGTTATCAGATAGTTTATGTTCCTCAATTTCTTCAAAAGCGATGCTTGCAAGTTTAAAAAAATCCAACCAAGAATCAGACCCTTGGCTTGCTTTAAGTGCTTGCCCCGTAAATGTTCCAACTACTTCAACAGCTGTAGCCCAAGAATGTTGAATCTTGCTTCTAATTTGTAATTCAACGGAATGTCTGGAATACTGTTTTTTATCTCCATTATATTGATATACCAAATGCAGACCTCGATAACCCGAGTATTTAGGAGATCGGAGATAATCCCTTTCACGTCGAAGGATATTTCTTGTTCTGCCATTTACTATTTTATTTCTGACCGCATAGACTTTAGCTTGATTTGCTACAACAATTCTACACCCTGCAATGTCCTCCATGCGATCAAGTTTCATACCTCCTTCTCTTCTAAGTTTTGCAAGAATTGACGGTGTTCTTTTCAGTCGTTGTACAATAATTGATTTTTTGTCTACCTCAAAAGCTTTTTTTCGGAAGTATCCAAGCATGGATTGCATAGGGTATGCATGTGATGACCTCCAATTGGACAAAATGTCAAATGCTTCTAAATACTTATCTAAATCAAATTGGGATGATTTTTGACATAGATAATCACCTGCACGCCTTACAGCTTTTTTCGTATAAATTAGTTCAGTCCAAGTCAATTAAATATCACCCTTATCCTTGAAAATCATGAAACCTGTCAGAGTCACTCATGATTTTATTTGCCTAGAAAATAATATGACCATAATAACAAATTTATTATCTTTAAATCACAAATCTTAATTGATAAATTAATGAAGCTAATTCTCAGGTAATGAAAGAAACATCTCCATCCTTACTTTGCTAAACTATCAGCACTATTACGGTGGACTAATCTGCCCTTAGTGCCGCTAAAATAACGTCATGGTTCATGTCAAGCGTTTAGAATTGTCGCGGTTTAAGTCGTTTGGTCAGACGACACAAATTCCGCTGCTAACGGGTTTTACTGTTGTTTCAGGTCCCAATGGGTCAGGGAAATCGAACATTCTCGATGCGCTATTGTTTGCGTTGGGCTTAGCTAGTTCCCGAGGAATGCGGGCTGAACGATTGCCCGATCTTGTCAATCATAATCAGAGTAATGGTAAAGGACGAGCCGAGACAACAGTTAAAGTGACCTTTGAACTGGATGATGAGACGGAATGGTCGGTGGCGCGTCGGCTACGGGTGACGAAAGAGGGAAGTTATGCTTCTACGTTCTATATTAATGATGAAACTTGTACGCAAAGTCAACTCCATGAACAACTGCGGGCGTTAAGAATTTATCCCGAAGGCTATAACGTCGTTTTACAGGGGGATGTCACCCGCATTATTAGTATGAACGGGCGGGAACGGCGGGAGATTATTGATGAGTTGGCGGGGGTGGCAGAGTTTGACCGCAAAATTGCCAAGGCGAAGGAAACGCTGGAGACGGTAAAGGAAAAAGAAGAACGGTGTGAGATTCTCCAACAAGAATTAATTAAAACGCGCGATCGCGCGGCCAGTGAACGCAATAAAGCGGAGAAATACCGTCAACTGAAGGCGGAAATTCAAGAGAAACAGCAATGGGAAGCCGTTTTGGAGTGGAAAGCCCTAAAACAGCAAATTGATACCTTACAGGGCGAAATTACGGGGAATGAGCAAACCTTAACTCAACTGCAGCAGACGATTCAAACTACAGAAAGTCAAATCCAAGAAGCCAGTCAAACTCTAGATGACTTGAACGCCCAAGTGAAAGCCTTGGGAGAAGATGAACAGTTAGAAGCAACCTCCAAGTTGGCAACGCAAAAAGCCCAACAAGAACAACTCCAACAACGAGAAGCAGAACTGAATCAAATTCTCCAAGATACAGCCACTGCACAGGAACAAACCCAACAGCAACGGCAAGAACAGCAGTCTCGCTTACAAACCCTGCAACAGGAACTAGAAAACCTCACTCAGACGAAAATCCAAGAATTACAGCAGGCAACTGAAGCAGCGCAAGCCAAACTGGCAGACAGTCGCGAACAAGCCAACGCCATTGCCTCAGCTTCCGAAGAATGGATTCAACAACAAACCCAACTCAGTCAACAAATTAATCAACTTCAAAATAGCCTTAACCCGCAGCGCACCGAACAAGCCCAACTGCAAGAACGAGAAACCCAACTGCAGCAAAAAATCGCAGAACAACAAACTACCCTTGCTTCTCTAAACCCTGAACTGGAAACCAAACAGCAAACCATCCAAGAATTAGAACAAGCCGTTAATCAACTGCAAGAACAAGTTCAAACTCTCGCACAACAACTGAGTCACGCCGAAGAAGAGAAGAAACTGCAACAGTCGACCCAAACCCGTCTTTTACAAGAACAACGGGATAAACAACGCAAGTTAGATAAACTGGAAGCCACTCAACAAGCCCAACAAGAAGCGCAAGGAACCTATGCCACCCAAATTATTCTACAGGCTAATCTCCCTGGCGTTTGTGGTTTAGTTGCCCAACTCGGACAAGTGGAACCGCGCTATCAACTCGCTTTGGAAACGGCAGCCGGGGGAAGACTAGCAAACATCGTGGTGGAAGATGACCAAGTGGGGGCAAAAGCGATTCAACTCCTGAAAGAAAAGCGCGGCGGACGCGCAACCTTTCTCCCCCTCAATAAAATTCAAGCCCCGCGTCAAAATATGACCGCTGCCTTGCGGTATGCCAATGGCTTTGTGGATTATGCTGCCAACTTAATTGATTGTGAACCCCGCTATCAGGTGATTTTCGCTTATGTGTTTGGTAATACCGCGGTGTTTACAACCTTAGAAAATGCCCGTCCGCATCTCGGGAAAACCCGTATCGTCACCTTAGAGGGAGAAATTTTAGAAAGCAGTGGCGCGATGAGTGGGGGAAGTCGTAGCACGCGCTCTAGCCTTCATTTTGGCACAGCTACCGAAACGGAATCCGATGAAATTCAACAGTTAAAAGCCCGTTTAGCAGAAATTGATGAAATTTTAGCGGTTTGTGAACCCAAAATTGAACAAGCGACTGCTGAAAGTCAACGTCTAACCGAAAAACTCAATGAAACCCGCCAACAGCATCAGGAACAACAATGGCAGTATAAGCAAACTCAGCAGGAAATTGAACGTCTCAGCCAACAGCAACAGCAAGTGAGTCAACAATTAAGTCAAAACGAAACTGAACTCGTGCAACTGCAAGGGCGTTTAGAACTCTTAGCCAACAGCATCCCGCAGCAAGAAACGGAGTTAGTGCAACTGCAAGCCGAACTCGCGGATCTCGAAGCCAGCCATAGCAACACCCAATGGCAGGAGATTCAACAAGTGATTAAACAACAGGAAGCAGAGTTAAAGCAAGCGGAAACGGCATTGAATGAAGCGAAACAGCAACAACAGCAGCTGGAAACTGAACAACTCCGCTTACAGGAAAAAATTTCCACGTCAGAACAACGGTTAACCGAGTATGAACAGCGCGTGTTAGAGACAAACCAACAAAAAGCGAGTGTGGAAACCCAACAACAAGAAATTGCTGAAAAAATTGCCGAAACCGATACTATTATTGCCCAATTACAAGAGAAACTCGGTAAACTCAAAGAAGAGCGCGATCGCGCTGACCAAACCCTTCGTTCCCATCAACGTCAACAAGATAAGCAAACTTGGAAGCAGCAAAAGCTGCAAGAAACCCTCAGCGAACAGCAAGACCAACTCGCCACTCTCCAAAGCCAGTATAAAGAAAAGGGAAATGCTCTTCCAGAACCACTTCCCGAAATTCCTGAATTAGTGCAAGAAACGCCCAGCGAAACCATTACCTTTGCTAACTACAGCGAACAACTAACCCACCTGCAAGAAGAACTGCGCCAGATGCAAAAACGCTTGCAAGACATGGAACCGGTCAATATGCTGGCGTTAGAAGAATACGAGAAAACCCAAGCCCGTTTGGATGACCTCACCGAAAAACTAACCACTCTCCAAGCGGAACGGAACGAACTTCTCCTGCGCATCGAAACCTTTACCACCCGTCGCCTTGAAGCGTTCAACGAAGCTTTTAACGCTGTTAACGAAAACTTCCAAACCATCTTTGCCACCCTCTCCGAGGGCGATGGCTACTTACAATTGGATAAACCAGACGACCTTAGTAACGCCAACCTCAATCTGATCGCCCATCCCAAAGGAAAACCGGTTCAACGCTTACACTCGATGTCTGGCGGAGAAAAATCATTAACCGCTCTTAGTTTTATTTTCGCCCTCCAACGCTATCGTCCTTCGCCATTCTATGCCTTTGACGAAGTGGATATGTTTTTGGATGGAGCAAATGTTCAACGATTAGCTACAATGATCAAACAGCAAGCCGAGCAAGCCCAATTTATTGTCGTTAGTTTACGGCGACCGATGATCGAAGCATCTATGCGAACCATAGGCGTCACCCAAGCCAGAGGCGCGTACACCCAAGTTTTAGGTATTAAACTCTAAAGTCTTTACATTGGATACGATAAGATTAGTAGGCAAGACGCGGTTAACCCGCTCCGACCACAAAAGTATAGATTAACCAACTCCTAATTTACTGATACAAGCTGCGAGATCAAGGACTAGCAGAACAAAACAATGACAACTGAATTCAATCGTTTACGCTCTGAAGTTATCAATACCCAAGTCATCACCCGTAACAGCGGAAAGCGGTTAGGCGTAGTCAAAGAAATGCTCGTTGATATAGATCGGCGAGAAGTGGTGGCATTGGGGTTAAGAGACAACTTGATCTCCGTTGCAGGGATGCCACGCTATATGTATCTAGAAGACATTACTCAAAGTGGGGATGTCATTCTAGTTGAAGATGAAGAAGTGATCGAAGATGTTGACATCGAAGCACTGAGTGCATTAATCAACTGTGAAGTCATCACGGAAGACGGAGAAATGCTGGGGCGGGTCCGTGACTTTCAATTCAATATGGAGGATGGCAAAGTCTCGTCTTTGATCATTGCGTCTTGGGGATATCCGCAAATTCCGGATCAAATTCTCAGTACCTACGAACTCCCCATTGAAGAAATTGTTAGCAGCGGTCCCAACCGGATTATTGTCTTTGAAGGCGCAGAAGAACGTCTCACGCAGTTAACTGTTGGTCTCTTAGAAAGACTAGGAATTGGTAAAGCGCCTTGGGAAAAAGACGACGACGATCTTTACTATACTCCGCCGACCGCTCGTCCAGAAAATCAGTTAGGAACTGGCTTACCGGAACGTCCTCCGATTCGCCAAGAACCGGTTGAACGTCGAGAACCGATTCGGGAACCCGTTTATGAAGAAGAACCGGTTTACGAAGAAGCCTGGACAGAAGAAGAATGGCAAGAACCAGAAACCCCTCCTCGTCAAGAAGAGTCGATTCGCTATCAAGAAGCAGTTTTAGAAGAAGACAACTGGGGAGATGCTGATGCACCTTATGATGAACCAGAGTATGAACCGGAACCGCTCAATGGTTTAGAGGATGAAGAAATTGAAGAAGATGTTTGGCGAGATGAGGATGAAACCTATGTCCCGCCAAAAGTTGATCTTCCTGAAAAACCAAAAGCGAAGGACAAAACGAAGGAAAAAGAGAAAGAACCTGAGTACGAAGAAGAAACTAATTATTAGGGAGAGTTGTTCAGGATGGCTTGTTGCTTGCTGAAAATTCCATGATTTTCTTGCTCGCTAATTTTTTAAGATGATGCATGATCGCCAACCCGAAAAATCGAATCTTGATGAACAGATCAATCAATTGAAATCGGCACATCAAAACAAGTCATCCCCCATGTCTCAAGAAAACTCAAACACTGATCCCACTGATGAATTGTTAGAAGCAGTAAAGTCTCAGTTTCAGCAACAATCTGATTCCACTGAAGATAATGACTTGGTGGATGAAGTGAAGTCTCAATTTCGACAAAACTCTCAGGACAATGCTGCTGAATCATCTCTCAGTGAACTCAAATCTCAGTTTCAAAATGCGTCTCCTCCTTCTCAAGAGAGTGAAGAAGACTCATTAGCCGAGATCAAATCTCGTTATCAACAGCAGAAACAAGGTGCTTCTGCGCAAAAGCGTGATTCTCGCACCGATGAGTTACTGGAATCTTTGAAAACCCAACATCACAGGCAAAAAAAAGAGCACACCGAAGAGGACTACAAACGTCATCGCGAGGAAATCATCAAAGCTGAACAACAAAAACAGAAAAAACGCAAGTATTTAACCCAGAAAGCCCAAACCTGGTTAGAAAACCTCGATCCCTATTCTGATGAAGGATTTTGGTTTGAGGA carries:
- the smc gene encoding chromosome segregation protein SMC: MVHVKRLELSRFKSFGQTTQIPLLTGFTVVSGPNGSGKSNILDALLFALGLASSRGMRAERLPDLVNHNQSNGKGRAETTVKVTFELDDETEWSVARRLRVTKEGSYASTFYINDETCTQSQLHEQLRALRIYPEGYNVVLQGDVTRIISMNGRERREIIDELAGVAEFDRKIAKAKETLETVKEKEERCEILQQELIKTRDRAASERNKAEKYRQLKAEIQEKQQWEAVLEWKALKQQIDTLQGEITGNEQTLTQLQQTIQTTESQIQEASQTLDDLNAQVKALGEDEQLEATSKLATQKAQQEQLQQREAELNQILQDTATAQEQTQQQRQEQQSRLQTLQQELENLTQTKIQELQQATEAAQAKLADSREQANAIASASEEWIQQQTQLSQQINQLQNSLNPQRTEQAQLQERETQLQQKIAEQQTTLASLNPELETKQQTIQELEQAVNQLQEQVQTLAQQLSHAEEEKKLQQSTQTRLLQEQRDKQRKLDKLEATQQAQQEAQGTYATQIILQANLPGVCGLVAQLGQVEPRYQLALETAAGGRLANIVVEDDQVGAKAIQLLKEKRGGRATFLPLNKIQAPRQNMTAALRYANGFVDYAANLIDCEPRYQVIFAYVFGNTAVFTTLENARPHLGKTRIVTLEGEILESSGAMSGGSRSTRSSLHFGTATETESDEIQQLKARLAEIDEILAVCEPKIEQATAESQRLTEKLNETRQQHQEQQWQYKQTQQEIERLSQQQQQVSQQLSQNETELVQLQGRLELLANSIPQQETELVQLQAELADLEASHSNTQWQEIQQVIKQQEAELKQAETALNEAKQQQQQLETEQLRLQEKISTSEQRLTEYEQRVLETNQQKASVETQQQEIAEKIAETDTIIAQLQEKLGKLKEERDRADQTLRSHQRQQDKQTWKQQKLQETLSEQQDQLATLQSQYKEKGNALPEPLPEIPELVQETPSETITFANYSEQLTHLQEELRQMQKRLQDMEPVNMLALEEYEKTQARLDDLTEKLTTLQAERNELLLRIETFTTRRLEAFNEAFNAVNENFQTIFATLSEGDGYLQLDKPDDLSNANLNLIAHPKGKPVQRLHSMSGGEKSLTALSFIFALQRYRPSPFYAFDEVDMFLDGANVQRLATMIKQQAEQAQFIVVSLRRPMIEASMRTIGVTQARGAYTQVLGIKL
- a CDS encoding photosystem reaction center subunit H; its protein translation is MTTEFNRLRSEVINTQVITRNSGKRLGVVKEMLVDIDRREVVALGLRDNLISVAGMPRYMYLEDITQSGDVILVEDEEVIEDVDIEALSALINCEVITEDGEMLGRVRDFQFNMEDGKVSSLIIASWGYPQIPDQILSTYELPIEEIVSSGPNRIIVFEGAEERLTQLTVGLLERLGIGKAPWEKDDDDLYYTPPTARPENQLGTGLPERPPIRQEPVERREPIREPVYEEEPVYEEAWTEEEWQEPETPPRQEESIRYQEAVLEEDNWGDADAPYDEPEYEPEPLNGLEDEEIEEDVWRDEDETYVPPKVDLPEKPKAKDKTKEKEKEPEYEEETNY
- a CDS encoding type II toxin-antitoxin system RelE/ParE family toxin; its protein translation is MNQERLWEIEKYVTQEGVCLFDEWFETLDSQFQARVDVRFDRISLGNFGDTKNLGGGIYELRFSFGAGYRVYYGIRGRRVILLLTGGSKKSQNKDIRLAKELWNAYKKENRGE
- a CDS encoding (p)ppGpp synthetase, whose amino-acid sequence is MTWTELIYTKKAVRRAGDYLCQKSSQFDLDKYLEAFDILSNWRSSHAYPMQSMLGYFRKKAFEVDKKSIIVQRLKRTPSILAKLRREGGMKLDRMEDIAGCRIVVANQAKVYAVRNKIVNGRTRNILRRERDYLRSPKYSGYRGLHLVYQYNGDKKQYSRHSVELQIRSKIQHSWATAVEVVGTFTGQALKASQGSDSWLDFFKLASIAFEEIEEHKLSDNAYTENRVALIQAIEDLGVLPRLRAFAVSTHHLGQKTQNKSDYFLLTLDIKESIMNVQRFPKEQLKLATEQYASLEKDFRDNTDKDVVLVSASSVHGLKKAYPNYFADTSDFAKYIEKVMEASNSVPN
- a CDS encoding transcriptional regulator: MPVKSYRNDLLVRLTNAEYSSQYLKVAFEATLEDGNMEAFLLALNNVIEAREGTSEVAKEANISKEELKRFLKEEESPNLMTLTSILKAVGLTIDFKPSASVNQD
- a CDS encoding toxin; this encodes MKPFNWNSKKNQQLIEDRQISFEDILFNIQKGRLLDDIEHPNQVKDPSQRIFVVEVDEYAYLVPYVENDDEIFLKTVIPSRKATKQYLGGNS